CCAGGAGACAGATCACGCCCTTGTCCTATCCACTGAGAAGCTGAGATTGGAGATCGGGAGGGAGCCGTTGAGGCTGCGGTTCTATGATGCCCAGGGGCGTCTGCTGACCGCGGACGAGGAAGCTCGCGGCATGGGATGGGGAGGCGAGGGCCCTGTGGCCTACTTCGCCCTGCCCGATGACGAGCACATCCTGGGCCTGGGCGAGAAGGTGGGCCCTCTGGACAAGCGGGATCACAAGTGGGAGATGTGGAATACCGACGCCCACCCTCGCCATCTTCCCACCACGGATCCGCTGTACGAGTCGTTCCCCATCTATTTGGGGATGCGGCCGGGCCTGGGATACGCCCGTTTCTTTGACAACACATGGCGCAGCCATTTCGACTTCGGCTACAGCGAGCCCGGCGTCTTCCGCTACGACGCGGCCGGCGGCGAGCTGAACTATTACCTCATTTACGGACCAGAGCCGGCCGCGATCCTCGAGCGCTATACGGAGCTGACCGGGCGCATGCCGCTGCCCCCTCGCTGGGCGCTGGGGCACCAGCAGTGTCGCTGGAGCTATTACCCGGAGTCCCGGGTTCGGGAGATCGCCGACGGCCTGCGCAGCCGGGACCTTCCCACGGATGTGATCTACCTGGACATCGACTACATGGATGGCTACCGGGTCTTCACGTGGGACAGGGAGCGATTCCCCGATCCCGCGCGGCTGATCGCGGATCTACGCGAGCAGGGCTTTCGGCTCATCACCATCATCGATCCGGGCGTCAAGGTGGATGAGGAGTATCCCGTCTATCGGGAGGGGATCGAGCGCGGCTACTTCTGTCGCAAGCCGAGCGGGGAGCCGTTCGTGGGGCCGGTCTGGCCGGGCGATTCGGTGTTCCCCGACTTCACCCACCCGGATGTGCGCCGTTGGTGGGGCGATCTGCATCGCTCGCTGGTGGATGTCGGCGTCGCCGGGATATGGGATGATATGAACGAGCCCTCCGTGTTCGGCGGGATCAACTGGACCATGGACGAGGATGTGATCCACTACGACAACGGCCACGGGACGCCCCACAGCAAATCGCACAACGTCTACGGCCTGTTGATGGCCCGGGCCACCCGGGAGGGGTTGGAGCGGCTTCGGCCGGACGAGCGCCCGTTCGTCCTCACCCGGGCGGCCTACGCGGGCGTGCAGCGCTACGCGGCCGTGTGGATGGGGGATAACTCGAGCTGGTGGGAGCACCTGTGGATGGCCATGCCCATGTGCCTGAGCGTGGGGCTGGCGGGACAGCCGTTTGTGGGCGTGGACATCGGCGGCTTCAGCGACGACTGCACGCCGGAGCTATACGCTCGCTGGGTACAATTGGGCGTGTTCACCCCGTTGTGCCGCACCCACAGCGCGCTGGACACCCGGGATCAGGAACCCTGGGCCTTCGGCCCCGAGACGGAACGCATCGCACGCAAGTATCTGGAGCTGCGCTACCGGTTGTTGCCCTACACGTATACGCTCTTCTGGGAGGCATCCCGAACCGGCGCCCCGATCATGCGCCCGCTGGCCTACGCCTATCCGGATGACCCCACGACCTATGAGATCAGCGATCAGTTCCTGTGGGGGGATGCCTTCCTGGTAGCGCCCATCTACCAGGAGAACGTGACCCACCGGGCGGTCTACCTGCCCGCCGGCTGCTGGATCGACTACTGGACGGGAGAGGTGCGCACCGGCCCGACGTGGATCGTGGCGGAGGCGCCACTGGATACCCTGCCGCTCTACGTGCGAGCGGGGAGCATCATCCCCACGGGGCCGGTGATGCAACACACGGACGAGAGGCCGCTCGATCCGCTGACGCTGGATATATATGGAGGGGATGAGGGAAGTTTCATCCTGTACGAGGATGACGGCCTGACGTTGGCCTACCGGGAGGGAGACTGGGCCAAGTTCGGGTATGAGGAGACCGCTGAGGCGGTCACGCTGACGATCGGCGCTCGCCAGGGGAGATACCGCCCTCCGGACCGCCGGGTGATCGTGCGCTTTCACGGCTGGTCGGAGGCCCCCGCCTCGGTGACGCGAGATGGCGACGCTGTGGAGGCATCCTTTGACGCCGCTGGCGGCATCGTCTCGTTGACCTGGGCGGATGATGGGCGCTCACACCGGATCGTGCTACGCCGGACGTCACGCTGAGCGTCAGAAGGCGACCGAGATCTCTGGCCTGAGGCGCTCTCTCGCCCGATGCTGAGAGGAGAGCGCCTCGGCGCCCCCCGATGGGAGGAACACGCGCTCCCACGCTTTCAATATGGGAAAAATCCTTGTCTCCAGGATGAGGCGATGTATAATGAACCAGGTTCATCGCCTTGGAGGCGCGAGGCCGACATAGAATTTCGATCCGATACGGATATGGAATCGATACCACAGGGCATATGAGCGGACGAGAGCCCTTCCTTCGCGCCAGGGGGCTCACGCAATGGTGAGACCCATACTCCAACTGTGGGAGCGCATATGAGCGGATCGTCTGACAGGCAGGCTGTCATCTTCGGCGCGGGGAACGTCGGCCGTGGGTTCCTGGGACACCTGCTTCACGAATCGGGCTATCTGCTGACCTTCGTGGACATCGACCGACGGCTGCTGCAGGCGATCCGTGAGCGTCGGGGATATACGCTGCGGCTCGCGGGCCTCGATCGGGTGCAGGAGATGCACATTGGCCCCGTCCTTGGTATCCACGTCGAGGATCAGGAGGCGGTCTCTCGTGCCGTGGCCGTGGCGGACATCGCCGTCACGGCTGTAGGGGCTCGGGCGTTGCCAGATCTCTCTCGGTCGCTGGCGGCTGGCCTGGCCCGGCGCGCCCGGGAGCGCCCCGATGAGCCGCTGAACATCATCATCTGTGAGAATCTGAAGGGGGCCGACCGTATCCTGCGCGATCTGATCCGCCAGCATCTGCCGGACGAGCTTCATCCATATCTGGACCGGCGCGTCGGTCTGGTGATGAGCGTCATCGCCCGGATGGTCACCCCTCCGCCGCCCGATGAGCAGGCGGCGGATCCGACCTTGATCGTGGCGGAGCCGTACGATCGCCTTCCCGTGGATCGCGAGGGCTTCGTGGGGCCCATCCCCAGGATCGTTGGGCTGGAGCCGCGGGATCGGTTCGCCGCCTGGGTGGATTGGAAGCTATATCTACATAATGCGGGGCACGCGGTGCTCGCCTATCTCGGCTATCGGCGAGGGCACGCGTACGGTTACGAGGCGCTGGAGGATCCCGTGGTGAGGCCGTGGGTTGGCCGTGCTATGCGGGAGTCGGCTCAGGCGCTGGCGGCGGAGTACGCCTTCGACCTCGCCAGGCTGGAGGAGGACGTGCGGGACCTGCTGCGGCGGTTCTCCAATCGCCATCTGGGGGATCCCATCGCCCGGTTGGCTCGTGACCCGCTGCGGAAGCTGGCGCCCGCCGACCGACTGGTGGGGGCAGCCACCCTGTGTGTGCGTCACGGCGTCTCTCCAGACGCGCTGGCCTGGGGCATTGCGGCCGCTTTGATGTACGATGAGCCCTCTGATCCCCAGGCACGAGAGCTGCAGGCTCGCCTGGCGAACGAGGGCCTGGATCGCGTGTTGGCGGACGTGTGCGGCCTGGCCGGCGACGGAGATCTCGCCGAGATAGTGCGTGCTCGATACCGGAGGTTGAAGGCGGGCCAGATGCCCACCCTGCCGGGGTGATCCGATGATCGTGACCGTTACGCTGAATCCGTCCCTGGATAAAACGCTGCGCGTGCCTCGCCTGAGGCGGGGGGAGCTCAACCGAGCGCAGGTGGTTCGATGGGATATCGGGGGGAAGGGGTTCAACGTCTCCCGGGCTCTGCTCGCGTTGGGCATGCCCAGCCTGGCGTTCGGCGTCCTGGCGGGGGGGACCGGTCAGACGCTGGCTCAGGGGTTGATGGCCCTGGGTATTGAGACGGAGTTGGTCTGGATCGAGGGTGAGACACGAGCCAACATCACCTTGCACGAATCCGACGAGGACGTGTATACCAAGATCAACGAGCCCGGCCCGGCCCTCACCGAGGCGGACGTGCAGGAGATCGTCGATCGGGTGCGACAGCGCGTCCGGCCGGACGATCTCTGGATCTTCTGTGGCAGCCTCCCGCCGGGGGCGCCGATCGACTTCTACGGCCGCCTTGTCCGGTTGGTGCAGGAGAATGGCGCGCTGGCGGCCCTGGATACCAGCGGCCCCGCGCTGCAGGAGGGAGCCCGGGCGCGCCCCTTCCTGCTGAAGCCCAACGTGGAGGAAGCGGAGGATCTGCTATCGCGCTCCCTGCCCGGGTGGGATGATCAGGTGGCTGCGGTGCGGGCGCTCCTGGGGAGCGGCGTGAGGCTGATCGCGCTGACCCGGGGAGGGGAGGGCGCTTTCCTGGCTGATGGGACGACCCTGATAGCTGCCGAGCCGCCGACGATCGCCGGCGGCAGCCCCATCGGCGCGGGGGATGCTTTCCTGGCGGGCCTGGCCTACGCCTGGTCCCGGGATGCCGGGCTGGCCGAGATGGCCAGATGGGCGGTGGCGTGCGGCGCGGCCACCGCGGCCCAGGAGGGAACCGGGGT
The genomic region above belongs to Chloroflexota bacterium and contains:
- a CDS encoding glycoside hydrolase family 31 protein, coding for MSADEFRPLGNLIRWEHGDAQLDLFCQEGRVRIQCLAPDLIRVRATPEADFGPDESWAVVRHEWAGAPVEIQETDHALVLSTEKLRLEIGREPLRLRFYDAQGRLLTADEEARGMGWGGEGPVAYFALPDDEHILGLGEKVGPLDKRDHKWEMWNTDAHPRHLPTTDPLYESFPIYLGMRPGLGYARFFDNTWRSHFDFGYSEPGVFRYDAAGGELNYYLIYGPEPAAILERYTELTGRMPLPPRWALGHQQCRWSYYPESRVREIADGLRSRDLPTDVIYLDIDYMDGYRVFTWDRERFPDPARLIADLREQGFRLITIIDPGVKVDEEYPVYREGIERGYFCRKPSGEPFVGPVWPGDSVFPDFTHPDVRRWWGDLHRSLVDVGVAGIWDDMNEPSVFGGINWTMDEDVIHYDNGHGTPHSKSHNVYGLLMARATREGLERLRPDERPFVLTRAAYAGVQRYAAVWMGDNSSWWEHLWMAMPMCLSVGLAGQPFVGVDIGGFSDDCTPELYARWVQLGVFTPLCRTHSALDTRDQEPWAFGPETERIARKYLELRYRLLPYTYTLFWEASRTGAPIMRPLAYAYPDDPTTYEISDQFLWGDAFLVAPIYQENVTHRAVYLPAGCWIDYWTGEVRTGPTWIVAEAPLDTLPLYVRAGSIIPTGPVMQHTDERPLDPLTLDIYGGDEGSFILYEDDGLTLAYREGDWAKFGYEETAEAVTLTIGARQGRYRPPDRRVIVRFHGWSEAPASVTRDGDAVEASFDAAGGIVSLTWADDGRSHRIVLRRTSR
- the pfkB gene encoding 1-phosphofructokinase produces the protein MIVTVTLNPSLDKTLRVPRLRRGELNRAQVVRWDIGGKGFNVSRALLALGMPSLAFGVLAGGTGQTLAQGLMALGIETELVWIEGETRANITLHESDEDVYTKINEPGPALTEADVQEIVDRVRQRVRPDDLWIFCGSLPPGAPIDFYGRLVRLVQENGALAALDTSGPALQEGARARPFLLKPNVEEAEDLLSRSLPGWDDQVAAVRALLGSGVRLIALTRGGEGAFLADGTTLIAAEPPTIAGGSPIGAGDAFLAGLAYAWSRDAGLAEMARWAVACGAATAAQEGTGVGSRADVEALLPDVRIRVLQDDAS